DNA sequence from the Leptospirillum ferrooxidans C2-3 genome:
CGGCGGTCCTGAGCCAGGTGTCGGATGTGCCGGTCGCGGTGTGATCACCTCGATCAACTTCCTCGAAGAGAATGGTGCCTACGAAGGTGTCGACTATGTCTCTTACGACGTTCTCGGTGATGTCGTCTGCGGCGGATTCGCCATGCCGATCCGGGAAAACAAGGCCCAGGAAATCTATATCGTTACCTCCGGCGAAATGATGGCCATGTACGCTGCCAACAACATCGCCAAGGGTATCTTGAAATATGCCAACTCCGGCGGCGTGCGTCTCGGCGGACTCGTCTGCAACGAACGCCAGACCGATCGCGAATACGAACTGATCGAAGCACTCGCAAAACGCCTTAACACCCAGCTGATCCATTTCGTTCCCAGAAACAACATTGTCCAGCACGCTGAGCTTCGCCGCATGACCGTTCTCGAGTTCGCACCGGAATCCAGCCAGGCCGAAGAATATCGTCAGCTTGCCAAAAAGATCGATGCCAATGCAGGAAAGGGAACAATCCCGACACCTATCACCATGGACGATCTTGAAGAACTGCTGATGGATTTCGGCATCATGAAGACCGTCGACGAATCCCTGATCGGCAAAAAAGTCGATGAGGTTGCCATCGCCTGATTCTCGCTCTTTTCAATCATGAAGGGGGAGCTGCTCCCCCTTCTATCTTCCTTCTGTCCCACCTTATGCAGGGAAATGTCCCTGAATCGCCATCCGATCGGAGGGTTCCATGAGCAACAACATTGAAGAAGCCAAAAAAATTATTGAGGAGGTCCTGAGCGTCTACCCCGAAAAAACCCGGAAAAAACGCGAAAAGCACCTGAATGTCTTCGAAGAGGGAAAGCCGGATTGCGGAGTCAAGTCCAACATCAAGACCGTCCCTGGCGTGATGACCATTCGCGGATGCGCCTATGCCGGATCCAAGGGAGTGGTCTGGGGCCCCATCAAGGACATGATTCACATCAGCCACGGTCCCGTGGGTTGCGGGCAATATTCCTGGGCCGCGCGCAGAAACTACTACATCGGCACAACAGGCGTCGACTCCTTTGTCACCATGCAGTTCACCTCCGACTTCCAGGAGAAGGATATCGTCTTCGGTGGAGACAAGAAGCTCGAGAAAATCATCGACGAGATCGAAGTCCTGTTTCCCCTGAACAACGGAATCACCATCCAGTCGGAATGCCCGATCGGTCTCATTGGAGACGACATCGAGGCGGTCTCGAAGAAAAAGAGCAAGGAACACAACGGAAAGACCATCGTGCCGGTCCGCTGCGAAGGATTTCGGGGAGTCAGCCAGTCACTCGGACACCATATCGCCAACGATACGATCCGCGACTGGGTTTTTGACAAAAAAACAGGCAAGCCCATCGAGACAACTCCCTACGATGTGGCCATCATCGGCGATTACAACATCGGCGGAGATGCCTGGTCTTCCAGGATCCTCCTCGAAGAAATGGGGCTCAGGGTCGTTGCCCAATGGTCTGGAGACGGTTCGATCGAGGAGCTCATCAATACCCCGAAGGTCAAGCTGAACGTTCTCCATTGCTATCGCTCCATGAACTACATCTCCCGTCACATGGAAGAGAAGTACGGGATTCCATGGGTGGAATACAACTTCTTCGGACCTTCGAAGATCGCCGAATCCCTCAGGAAGATCGCCGCTTTCTTCGATGACACCATCAAGGAAAATGCGGAAAAGGTCATCGCCAAATATGAAGCCCTGACCAAGGCCACCATCGAAAAATACAAGCCACGGCTTGCAGACAAGACGGTCATGCTGTTCGTCGGCGGACTCAGGCCACGACACGTGATCGGCGCCTATGAAGATCTCGGCATGAATGTCATCGGAACCGGCTATGAGTTCGGCCATAACGACGACTACCAGCGCACCACTCACTACGTCAAGGACGGAACCATCATCTACGACGATGTTACGGGATACGAGTTCGAGAAGTTCGTCGAGGCCCTCAAGCCTGACCTCGTAGCTTCCGGAATCAAGGAAAAATATGTTTTCCAGAAGATGGGATATCCATTCCGTCAGATGCACTCCTGGGATTATTCCGGCCCCTATCACGGGTACGACGGTTTTACGATCTTTGCCCGGGACATGGACATGGCAATCAACAATCCAGTCTGGCAAATGGCAAAGGCCCCCTTTTGAGGCAATGCCAACAACCAGTCCGGTCGGGCAGGCTTGCCGCCCGTTTCATGTGAGGAACAGACAATGAGCCAGAATCCAAAACACGTTCTAGATCACTTCAATCTTTTCCGGGAACCGGAATATGTGGAGATGTTCGAGAACAAGAAAAAGAACTTTGAAAATCCCCATCCGGAGGATGAGGTCTCTCGCATCATCGAGTGGACCAAAACCGAGGAATACAAGGAACTGAACTTCAACAGGGATTCCCTGACGGTCAATCCGGCCAAGGCCTGTCAACCCCTGGGAGCCGTCTTTCTGGCTCTCGGGTTTGAAAATACGCTTCCGTTCGTCCATGGATCCCAGGGCTGCGTGGCTTATTACAGAAGTCATCTCTCCCGTCATTTCAAGGAACCGACCTCCTGCGTCTCCTCTTCCATGACGGAAGATGCTGCCGTCTTCGGTGGTCTCAACAACATGATCGATGGACTGGCCAACGCCTACGCCATGTACAAGCCCAAGATGATCGCCGTCTCGACGACCTGCATGGCCGAGGTCATCGGCGACGATCTCAACGCCTTCATCAAGACCTCGAAGGAAAAGGGTTCCGTACCGGAAGAATATGATGTCCCGTTCGCTCATACGCCTGCGTTTGTCGGTTCCCACATCACCGGCTACGACAATGCCCTGAAAGGAATCATGGAGCATTTCTGGGCCAAGAAAGAACGTACCGAAAACGAGACGATCAACATCGTCATGGGATTTGATGGCTACGCCGTCGGCAACATCCGGGAGCTGAAAAGGGTTTTGAAGGAGATGGGCATCAAGGCCATCATTCTCTCCGACACAAGCGACGTCTTCGACACCCCGACAGACGGAACCTTCCGGATGTACATGGGCGGTACGACCCTTGAAGAGGCCAAGGAAGCCCTGCATTCGAAGGCGACCGTCTCTTTCCAGGAGTTCAACACTCCCAAATCGCTCGAATATGCCCAGAGTCTCGGGCAGAAGACGATGGCGTTCCAGTACCCCATCGGAGTCCGGGCAACCGATCGCTGGCTGATGGCGCTCTCCGAGCTGACCGGAAAGGAAATTCCGGAGTCCATCAAGCTTGAAAGAGGACGATTGGTCGATGCCGTGGCCGATTCCACCTCACATATCCACGGAAAGAAGTTTGCCCTTTACGGCGATCCCGACCAGATGCTGGGTCTATCCGAGTTTCTTATGGAGCTCGGTGCCGAACCGGTGCATGTCCTGGCCACAAACGGCGGCAAGGATTGGGAAGAAAAGATGAACGCCCTTTTCGCCACCTCCCCATTCGGAGCCGGATGCCATGCGTACCCGGGCCGTGATCTCTGGCACATGAGAAGCCTTCTCTTTACCGAACCGGTGGACTTCCTGATCGGAAACACCTACGGGAAATACCTTGAAAGAGACACAGGAACGCCGTTGCTCCGGATCGGATTCCCGATCTTCGACCGTCACCATCACCACCGCTACCCGACAGTCGGCTACCAGGGGGCGATGAACGTCCTCGTGAAGATCCTCGACAAGATCTTCGACGAAATCGACAAGAACACCAATGTTCCCAGCAAGACGGACTACAGCTACGACATCATTCGGTAACACGGGAAACACTTGCATCGGATGCCGGGGAGAAAAGAAATCTCTCCCCGGATTTTGGGAGAACACCATGCTAAACCAAAAGGTTCAGGAAGTTTTTGAAGAACCGGCCTGCGGTCACAACAAGGCCAAATCGGAAAAAGATCGTAAAAAGGGTTGCACGAAAGTGGCAACACCAGGAGCAGCAGCTGGCGGATGCGCATTTGACGGCGCCAAGATTGCCCTCCAGCCCATCGTCGATGCCGCCCACCTGGTTCATGGCCCGATCGCCTGCGAGGGGAACTCCTGGGACAACCGCTCTGCGCTGTCCTCCGGATCCAGACTGTATCGCACAGGCTTTACGACGGACATGAACGAGATGGACGTCATCTATGGCGGAGAAAAACACCTTTTCAAGGCCATCCGCCAAATCATCGAACGCTTTGATCCCCCGGCGGTCTTTCTGTACCAGACATGCGTTCCCGCCATTATCGGCGACGATATCGAGGCCGTGGCAAAGGCCGCGACTGAAAAATTCGGAAAGCCGGTCATTCCGGTCAACGCTCCCGGTTTCGTCGGCGGGAAAAATCTCGGGAACAAGCTGGCGGGAGAAGCTCTCCTGGACTATGTCATCGGAACCATGGAGCCGGAGACAACAACGCCGACCGATCTCAACATCATCGGAGAATACAACCTCTCGGGAGAGCTCTGGCAGGTCAGTCCCCTTCTCGACCGACTCGGGATCCGGGTATCGGCCTGCATCAGCGGAGACGCACGCTACCGGGAGGTCGCCTCTTCCCACAGGGCAAGGGCCGCCATGCTGGTTTGCAGCAAGGCCATGATCAACATCGCGAGCAAGATGGAAGAGCGCTACCAGATTCCATGGTTCGAGGGTTCGTTCTACGGGATCTCCGACATGAGCACATCGCTTCGAAACATTTCCCGTCTGCTGGTCGACAGGGGGGCTCCTTCGGATCTCATCGAACGCACGGAAGACCTGATCGTGTCGGAAGAGAAGGAAGCATGGGCGGCGATTGAACGTTTCCGGCCAGGTCTCGAAGGCAAACGGGCGCTCCTGATCACCGGCGGAGTCAAAAGCTGGTCGGTGGTATCGGCCCTGATGGAAGCGGGTCTTGTGGTGGTGGGTACGAGCGTCAAAAAGTCCACGAAAGAGGACAAGGAGCGCATTACCGAGCTCATGGGCGAAGATGCGCACATGATCGACACCATGACCCCGAGAGAGATGTACCGGATGCTGAAGGATGCTGAAGCGGACATCCTCATGGCCGGAGGGAGATCCCAGTTTGTCGCGCTCAAGGCCAGGGTTCCTTTCCTCGATGTCAACCAGGAAAGACGATTTGCCTTTGCGGGTTACAAGGGCATGGTGACTCTGGTCTCCGAGCTCCATCGCACCATTACCAACCCGATTTTCCAGACGCTCAAGAATCCGGCTCCGTGGTCCCCCGGCTGCCGGACCACACCGCTGGTGTAGGGCAAGGAGAAGATGATGACCACGACAGAAAAACCAGGAGAAAACATCCAGACGCCAACGGAATTCGTGTCGGAAAACCCTCTCAAGATGAGTTCTCCCCTCGGAGGGGCCCTTTTCTTTCTCGGACTCGACCGGAGCCTGCCGGTCTTCCACGGATCACAAGGATGCACCTCTTTCGCGCTGGTTCTGCTTGGACGTCATTTCAAGGAATCCATCCCCCTCCAGACCACAGCGATGAGCGAGGTCACGACGGTTCTCGGAGGCGGCGACAACATACAGGCGGCGATTCTCAAGATTCTTGAGAAAGGAAAGCCGGGTGTCATCGGGATCTGCTCCACCGGTCTCACCGAAACAAAAGGCGAAGACATCGTCGGGGAGGTCGCCCTGTTCCGGAAAAAACATCCGGAGCACGACGATGTTCCACTGGTGGCGGTGTCGACTCCCGACTTCCGCGGCTCCCATGAAGACGGTTTCAGGGATGCCATGATCCGGACGATCGAGGAGCTGGTGGTCACCGGAGAGAAGACCATCAAGAACCAGATCAATGTCCTGGCGGGATCCCACCTCACGGTGGCCGATATCGATTATCTCCGGGACGTTCTGAATGACTTCGGATTTTCTCCGATCTTCCTTCCGGATCTCTCCCGCTCTCTCGACGGGATTATCCCGGACAATTTCGAACCGGTTTCCATGGGGGGAACAACCGTTGAAGAGATCCGGAAGATGGGCTCTTCAGAACACACCCTGGTGATCGGTGAGTCTCTCCGGGGAGCCGGGGAGGCTCTGTTGAAAAAAAGCGGTATCCCCTATGTCGTGGTCAACCGCTTGATGGGAATCAACGCCTTCGACCGTTTTCTGGTCACTCTCAAAAACCTTTCCGGACGGGACTATCCGGAAGGGCTCAAGCGGGAAAGGAACCGTCTGACCGACTCCATGCTCGACGCCCACTTCTATCTGGGAGGCGTCAAGGTGGCCATGGGTCTTGAACCCGACCACCTGTTCGATCTGGCTCATTTTTTGACAGAAAACGGAATGGAGATGGTCGGATCGGTAACCACAACCACCTCCACTCTTCTCCCCAAGACACCAGGACCGAAACCGGTCATTGGAGATCTTGGAACGCTGGAACGCCAGGCCAGATCCGCAAACGCGGGTCTTTTGGTGACCCATTCCCATGGCCGCCAGGGGGCAAGCCGACTCAATATCCCCCTTTTCCGGGTGGGATTCCCCATCTTTGACCGGCTCGGGGCGACCCACCGACTTTTCGTGGGGTATCGGGGAGCGATGGAAACATTATTTCGCCTGTCCAACATGATGTGGTCGAGAGATCCGGAAAACCAGCCCGACACCTGGTACCCCGAAGTCGGGGAAAAGACCCCAATCGTCTTCGGGGACGTTGACCCGGAGGAATTTGTTCCCGTGACCTTTCAGGGACTCAATGAAAGAAGTGAAGGAGGACGTCCGTGAAGATAGCTTTTGCGACCCAGGACATGGAAACCGTCGATGCTCACTTCGGATGGGCCAAGAATATCGCCATTTACGATCTCGAGCCGGATTCTTTCAACCTCTCCCATGTGGCCTCCTTTGAATCCAATCTGGCCGAGGACGGAAACGAGGACAAGCTGGTTCCGAAGATCGATGCATTGAAAGGTTGCGCCATCTTGTATGTGGCGGCCATCGGGGGATCAGGCGCTGCCCGCGTTGTCGCCCAGAAAGTACACCCGATCAAGGTCGAAAAGCCCGAAAAGATTACCGATCTTCTTGAAAAACTCAGACTTCTCATCAATGGCACACCGCCACCTTGGATGAGAAAGATTCTCCGTGACAAGGGAGAAAAACAGGCCGACTTTCTCGAAGACTGACAGAGCAGGTCAGAACGGAAAGATCCTTTCGACAACAGATCATTCCAATCCAAAAATAGCGGGAGACACTCCATGACCAATACAGAATCGACACAGGCAGCATCAGAACAGTTTTTCAAGGATCTCGCCCTGCAGTTCCGCTCCCATGACGGCTTCGGCGCCTGGGACAAGCTGACCGACGAGCAGGTTTTGAAACCGTTCATTCTCGATGCCGAAGCCAGACGCGCGATTCCCATCATCGGCGACCCGGATCCGGACATTCTCTGGAGGCTCGAAATCTTTTACAACACGATCGCCCTGTCCATCGAAAAAAGGACAGGAGTGATGGTCACCCCGATGATGAAGATGTCCCACGAGGGATTTGGCCGTATGGTCCTGATCGGCGGACGTCTCGTCGTCGTGAACAAGAATCTCAGGGATGTGCACCGGTTCGGGTTCGCATCCAGGGAGAAGCTCCTGGAAGAAGCAGAAAAGCTGATCACCCAGGGGACGGAAATGATCGAGAAATTCAAAGAGGCAGCAACATTCGGATAAAGAAAAAGGCTAACCGGTCCCGCGAAAGGGACAAAGGGGGAGACGATGGATTCCAAGGACATGAATTTTCTGAAGATGATTCAAGAACCGGAAACAGAAGCGTCAGGGTGTTCGGAGACATCGACCTGTGGCAGCTCGGGAGGTCCGGCCGACATGGATCCCGAAGTCTGGAACAAGGTCAAGAATCATCCCTGCTACAGCGAGGAAGCGCATCACTTTTACGCCCGTATGCATGTGGCCGTCGCGCCGGCCTGCAACATCCAGTGCAACTACTGTAACCGCAAATACGATTGTTCCAACGAATCCAGGCCCGGCGTGGTTTCAGAGCGCCTTACACCGGAACTCGCGGCCAAGAAGGTTCTCGCCGTCGCATCGGAAATCCATCAGATGACGGTCGTCGGCATCGCCGGAGCGGGGGACTCCCTTGCCAATCCGGACAAGACATTCAAGACCTTCGAACTGATCTCGAAGGCGGCACCTGACATCAAGCTCTGCCTTTCGACCAACGGACTGGCTCTTCCCGACATGGTCGACAGGATCGCCGACTACAACGTCGACCATGTCACCGTCACCATCAATATGGTCGACCCTGAAGTGGGCGAGCAGATCTATCCCTGGATCTACTTCAACAAGAAACGCTGGAGAGGGCGCGACGCGGCAAAGATTCTCTCCGAAAGACAGCTTTTGGGTCTCGAGATGCTCACGGCCAGAAAGATTCTGGTGAAGGTGAATTCCGTGATGATTCCCGGTGTCAACGACGAGCACCTGAAAGATGTGAACCGTGAAGTCAAAAGACGGGGCGCTTTCCTCCACAACATCATGCCCCTTATCTCCGAGCCGGAGCATGGAACATTCTACGGCTTGAACGGACAGCGGGGACCCACGGCGGAAGAACTGAAACATCTCCAGGATTCCTGCGAAGGGGAGATGAACATGATGCGCCATTGCCGCCAGTGCCGGGCCGATGCCGTTGGCCTTCTCGGTGAGGACCGTTCCGCCGAATTCACCAATGAAAAAATTGAGGCCATCGAAATCGCAGATGTCCAGTACGACCTCGCAGCCCGCGAAGAATACCGGGACAAGGTGGAAAACATCCGGGAAACGGAGCGAAGGATCAAGGAAATGATCGTCTCGGGACTTGGACAAAACAAGGATCTCGAAAAAGCCCCACCCATCCTTGTCGCGGTCGCGACCCAGGGGGGCGGTGAGATCAACCAGCATTTCGGCCATGCCCGGGAATTCCAGGTCTATGAGGTCGATGCCAATGAAGCCAAATTTGTGGGACATCGCCGGGTCGACCTTTACTGCGAGGGAGGTTTTGGGGAGGAAGATTCACTGACAAGAATCACCGAAGCCCTCTCCGATTGTGTCGCCGTCATGTGCGCAAAAATCGGCGGATGCCCTAAAAAGACGCTGGAAGAAGCCAACATTCTCGGAATCGACAAATTTGCGTTCCAGTCGATCAAACCGGCCCTCCTCAACTATTTCAAGGAATATGTCGAGGGTGTCAAGTCGGGAGCGATCACTCCCAAAGAGGTCACAAGCCAGACAAAGATCAGGTCGGGAGCCTATACCGCTCCTGCTGGTAGTCCAATCACAATCCTGTCGTAAGGAGGGGGCAGATGGCTTACACAATCGTTCTCGAAAACTGTACGGGGTGCTCGATCTGTGAGCTGGCGTGTCCCAACAGCGCCATTTTCTCAAACGACGATGGCCTCTACCAGATCGACCCTGACCTGTGCACAGAGTGTGTCGGTCATTTCGATGAGGCCCAGTGTAACGTCGTCTGTCCGATAGAACTGACATGCATTCCCGATCCTGCCATTGTGGAGGATCGGGAACTGCTCATGGCCAGGAAGATCAAGCTGCACGGATCTTGAGGCGAAGCTTTCTTTGTTCATTCTGAAAAAAGGAGAACCACCGTGGGCGTTACAGTGACAGAAAAGGCAAGTGTCTATCTTCGAAGGATGATCCAGTTCAACGGAGGCAACAGCCGGTCGGGAATCCGTCTGATCGTCAAGCCGGGAGGATGTTCAGGCTACTCCTACGACATGGAACTCGCCGACACGACCCTGCCAAGCGACCATGTCTTTCCCGGACCGGGATTTTCCGTTCACATTCCAAACGAATGTCTGCCTCTCGTCGATGGCTGCGAAATCGATTTTGAGGACAACATGATGAGCACGTCCCTTGTTTTTAAAAATCCCAACGCAACCAGTTCCTGCGGTTGCGGAACATCGTTCAATGTCGAGGGAGGACCAGCTCCTGCCGAAGGAGGGTGCTCCAAAAAAGGACCCGAGAATACGGCAGGCTGAAGATGTCGGACATGCTCCTTGATTCCTGGGAAGAAGCGGCCGGAGCCGCCATTCTTCTAGCTCCTCCTGAAGCGGTGGCCCTTCTCAGATCGGCAGCGATGGCCTATCTGGATACGGAGCTCGCCCTCGAATACCTGAAGGAGGCGGACAGGCTTTACGGGGACTCCATACCGGTTGTGGTCGGAATCTACAAGTTCCACTTTTACAAGGGAATGCTCAGGGAAGCGATCCCTTATGCGCTGAAAGCGGCCCGGATCATGGGTGACCGTCTCGGACTTCCCGATTCTTTTGAACAGGTCAGACCGGAAGATGCGGCTTTTTCAGAATACGAACAGGAACCAAGGTTCTACATGTTCGCCATGAAGGCGGCGGGATACCTCCACGCCCGGCTTGGAGAAATGGAAAAGGCTCTTGAAATCCTCCGAAAGGTCCAGGAGCTGGATTCCCGGGACCGGATGGGAATCACCCGCCTGATCGGGGTGATTGAAAATGGAGGAAAGGAGGAGGAGGAATGAAAAATCAAAAGACAGACCGTTCATTCAGGATCGATTCTCCTGTCTCCCCTCTCCCTTCCGGAGGGAACGTTTCCTGCCAGAACGAATGCGCCTCCTGTCCGGTCTTTCCCTTCCGGATGGAAACTCTTTGCGACCCGGGGCGCTCCTGTGTCAGGACGACCTACGCCAGACACATTGAACGTTTTTTCCGGACCAATCCGTCCTGGGCGGAAAGATTCTGGCAAGACCCTTATTTTGAGGTTCGGGCGATCGTGACCCGCTACCTTCCACAAAAGATTTTAAAGCGTTTGATCGAAGACCCGGATGAAACAGTCCGTATGAATGTGGCTCTTTTCATGGAATCCAGAGACCTTATCCGGATGATCGCTGACCCCGATCGAGAGGTCAGGATCCGGGTCGCGGCAAGGATTCCGGTTTCACTTCTTCCGATGATGCTTTTTGATCCGGACTACTATGTCCGTCTTCAGGTCGCCCTGCGGGTTCGTCCCGACAGCCTGTTCTCCCTGATGGAGGACAGCGATGCCGAGGTTCGCAGGGTTGTGGCGGCGAGAATTCCCTCCCCGCACCACCTGAAGCTCAAAGATGATCCGGATCCCCTTGTCCGGATAGCGGTTCTGGAGCGCCTGAGCCCTGAACTCTGGATGGATGCGACGGAAGACAATGATATCCGGGTGCGATTCTGGCTCGCGGAACGCGCATTGGGGACCGTCCTCCTAAAAATGGCCGCGGATCCTGATTCGTTTATCAAAGACATCGCGAATGGCCGGTTAAAACAGTTGGAAACAGCATCGGAAAGGGTCGCGTCATGAACATTCAAAAACCGTCTTTTATCGATCTTGATTCCTCGGCAACGACACCCGTATCTCCCGGAGTCCTTGAATCCATGATTCCCTATTTCCGGGAAGATTACGGAAATCCATCAAGCCCATATCCCCTGGGAGAGAGAGCCAAGGAAGCGGTCTCCCAGGCAAGGGAAAAACTTGCATGGCTTCTTTCGGCCCAGTCGCGGGAGATCCTTTTCACAAGCGGAGGAACAGAGTCCAACCAGACGGCGGTCAGGGGAGCCCTCTCGGCAAGACCCGGAAAAAAGGAAATCCTGATCAGTTCGATCGAACACTCCTCCATTCTCGGACTCGCTCCTTTTCTGGAGAAGGAAGGGTACAAGGTCACGCTCCTTCCCGTGAACCCATGTGGCCGAATCGAACCTGAAACGGTGAGAAACGCCCTTTCCGAAAATACAGCCCTGGTTTCCGTCATGTGGGTCAATAACGAAACAGGTGCGATCCAGCCGATCGAGGAAATCGTGGCCGATGCCCACAAGGCGGGTGCCCTTGTTCACACGGACGCCGTCGCAGCGACAGGAAAGGTCCCCATTGATCTCTCAAAGGTCCGGGTGGACTCCCTCTCCATGTCTTCCCACAAGATTTATGGACCCAAGGGAATCGGCGCCCTCTTTCTCCGCAAAGGAGAAACGTTCTCCTCTCTCATGCCGGGCTCGCAGGAAAGAAAACGACGGGGAGGAACGGAAAACGTCCCGGGAATCGTCGGACTGGGATATGCAGCGGTGGAGGCGGCCGAATTTCTCCAGAACAGTATCGCAAAAATAACCCTTCTCAGGGATCACCTTGAGGAATCCCTGATGGACTATTTTCCTTTTATCCGGAGAAATGGCCCGAAAGAACCATCTTTTAGGGCTCCCCATATCACGAATCTGGGATTTTTGGGCATTGCCGCGGAAAAACTCCTTATGGATCTGGTCCGGGAAGGGATCTACGTGTCAATGGGCTCGGCCTGCTCCTCCGGATCGATCGACCCCTCCCATGTCCTGACCGCAATGGGGC
Encoded proteins:
- a CDS encoding YfhL family 4Fe-4S dicluster ferredoxin, translating into MAYTIVLENCTGCSICELACPNSAIFSNDDGLYQIDPDLCTECVGHFDEAQCNVVCPIELTCIPDPAIVEDRELLMARKIKLHGS
- a CDS encoding HesB/IscA family protein; the protein is MGVTVTEKASVYLRRMIQFNGGNSRSGIRLIVKPGGCSGYSYDMELADTTLPSDHVFPGPGFSVHIPNECLPLVDGCEIDFEDNMMSTSLVFKNPNATSSCGCGTSFNVEGGPAPAEGGCSKKGPENTAG
- a CDS encoding tetratricopeptide repeat protein, with product MLLDSWEEAAGAAILLAPPEAVALLRSAAMAYLDTELALEYLKEADRLYGDSIPVVVGIYKFHFYKGMLREAIPYALKAARIMGDRLGLPDSFEQVRPEDAAFSEYEQEPRFYMFAMKAAGYLHARLGEMEKALEILRKVQELDSRDRMGITRLIGVIENGGKEEEE
- a CDS encoding 4Fe4S-binding leucine-rich repeat protein, translating into MKNQKTDRSFRIDSPVSPLPSGGNVSCQNECASCPVFPFRMETLCDPGRSCVRTTYARHIERFFRTNPSWAERFWQDPYFEVRAIVTRYLPQKILKRLIEDPDETVRMNVALFMESRDLIRMIADPDREVRIRVAARIPVSLLPMMLFDPDYYVRLQVALRVRPDSLFSLMEDSDAEVRRVVAARIPSPHHLKLKDDPDPLVRIAVLERLSPELWMDATEDNDIRVRFWLAERALGTVLLKMAADPDSFIKDIANGRLKQLETASERVAS
- a CDS encoding cysteine desulfurase family protein, encoding MNIQKPSFIDLDSSATTPVSPGVLESMIPYFREDYGNPSSPYPLGERAKEAVSQAREKLAWLLSAQSREILFTSGGTESNQTAVRGALSARPGKKEILISSIEHSSILGLAPFLEKEGYKVTLLPVNPCGRIEPETVRNALSENTALVSVMWVNNETGAIQPIEEIVADAHKAGALVHTDAVAATGKVPIDLSKVRVDSLSMSSHKIYGPKGIGALFLRKGETFSSLMPGSQERKRRGGTENVPGIVGLGYAAVEAAEFLQNSIAKITLLRDHLEESLMDYFPFIRRNGPKEPSFRAPHITNLGFLGIAAEKLLMDLVREGIYVSMGSACSSGSIDPSHVLTAMGQTREEALSALRFSLGRSTTARDIDRTTTILSGILKEKRRAS